Proteins encoded within one genomic window of Deinococcus aerolatus:
- a CDS encoding GDP-L-fucose synthase family protein: MRLTDRIYVAGHGGLVGGALLRRLKADGFTDIVTRGSRELDLRDQAAVQAFFEAERPQYVFLAAAKVGGIHANSTRPAEFLYDNLMIAANVIHAAHVTGVCKLLNLGSTCIYPRDAAQPLREDALLTGPLEETNRAYAVAKIAAIELCDQYRAQYGSDFISAMPTNLYGPGDNFDLMGSHVLPALIRKMVDAREARTPTVSVWGSGKPLREFLHVDDLADACLFLMQHVSEPGPINVGTGQDLSIREVAEQIRAVVGYPGELAFDASKPDGTPRKITDVSRIHALGWHHRIALEDGLRSTVAWYLAHRGQVRGEAVLS, encoded by the coding sequence ATGCGCCTCACGGACCGCATCTACGTGGCCGGGCACGGCGGGCTGGTGGGCGGCGCGCTGCTCCGCCGCCTGAAGGCCGACGGCTTCACGGACATCGTCACGCGGGGCAGCCGTGAGCTGGACCTGCGCGATCAGGCCGCGGTGCAGGCTTTCTTTGAGGCCGAGCGTCCGCAGTACGTGTTCCTGGCCGCGGCCAAGGTGGGGGGCATTCACGCCAACAGCACCCGCCCCGCCGAGTTCCTGTACGACAACCTGATGATCGCGGCCAACGTGATCCACGCGGCCCACGTGACCGGCGTTTGCAAGCTGCTGAACCTGGGGTCCACCTGCATCTACCCGCGTGACGCGGCGCAGCCGCTGCGCGAGGACGCCCTGCTGACCGGCCCGCTGGAAGAGACCAACCGCGCCTACGCGGTGGCCAAGATCGCGGCCATAGAGCTGTGCGACCAGTACCGCGCGCAGTACGGCTCGGATTTTATCTCGGCCATGCCCACCAACCTCTACGGGCCGGGCGACAACTTCGACCTGATGGGCAGCCACGTGCTGCCGGCGTTGATCCGCAAGATGGTGGACGCCCGCGAGGCCCGCACCCCCACCGTCAGCGTGTGGGGCAGCGGAAAACCGTTGCGCGAGTTTCTGCACGTTGACGATCTGGCCGACGCCTGCCTGTTCCTGATGCAGCACGTCTCTGAGCCGGGGCCGATCAACGTGGGCACCGGCCAGGACCTGAGCATCCGCGAGGTGGCCGAGCAGATCCGGGCCGTGGTGGGGTATCCCGGCGAACTGGCCTTCGATGCCAGCAAGCCCGACGGCACGCCGCGCAAGATCACGGATGTCAGCCGCATCCACGCGCTTGGCTGGCACCACCGCATTGCCCTGGAAGACGGGCTGCGCAGCACCGTGGCGTGGTATCTGGCCCACCGAGGCCAGGTGCGTGGCGAGGCTGTGCTGAGCTAG
- the gmd gene encoding GDP-mannose 4,6-dehydratase, which yields MKKALITGITGQDGSYLTELLLDKGYEVHGVIRRASTFNTERIDHLYHDPHDPAARLFLHYGDLADASGVRALLEKVQPDEVYNLGAQSHVKVSYDQAEYTADVTGLGALRLLEAIRDVGGRTGNPMRFYQASSSEMFGAAAPPQGLHTPFHPRSPYAVAKVYAYWQTVNHREAYDLYACNGILFNHESPRRGETFVTRKITRAVGRIKMGLQKKLYLGNLDAKRDWGHARDYVEAMWMMLQQDAPRDYCIATGEAYSVREFAERAFGLAGLNHEDYVEIDPRYFRPAEVDYLLGDAAETREKLGWTPKTTFEELVREMVEHDMELARQERTLREAGHTVALKGAGAF from the coding sequence ATGAAAAAAGCGTTGATCACAGGCATTACGGGACAAGACGGCAGTTACCTGACCGAGCTGCTGCTGGACAAGGGTTACGAGGTTCACGGCGTGATTCGCCGGGCCAGCACCTTCAACACCGAGCGCATCGATCACCTGTACCACGATCCCCATGATCCGGCCGCGCGGCTGTTCCTGCACTACGGAGATCTGGCCGACGCCTCGGGCGTACGGGCGTTACTGGAAAAGGTGCAGCCGGACGAGGTCTACAACCTGGGCGCGCAGTCGCACGTCAAGGTCAGTTACGACCAGGCCGAGTACACCGCCGACGTGACCGGCCTGGGCGCGTTGAGACTGCTGGAAGCCATTCGCGACGTGGGCGGGCGCACCGGCAACCCCATGCGCTTTTACCAGGCGTCCAGCAGCGAGATGTTCGGCGCGGCCGCGCCCCCGCAGGGCCTGCACACCCCGTTTCACCCGCGCAGCCCTTACGCGGTGGCCAAGGTCTATGCGTACTGGCAGACCGTCAACCACCGCGAGGCCTATGACCTGTACGCCTGCAACGGCATTCTGTTCAACCACGAGAGCCCCCGGCGCGGCGAGACCTTCGTGACCCGCAAGATCACCCGCGCGGTGGGCCGCATCAAGATGGGCCTGCAAAAGAAGCTGTACCTGGGCAACCTGGACGCCAAGCGCGACTGGGGCCACGCCCGCGACTACGTGGAAGCCATGTGGATGATGCTGCAGCAGGACGCCCCGCGCGACTACTGCATTGCCACCGGCGAGGCGTACAGCGTGCGTGAGTTCGCCGAGCGGGCCTTCGGGCTGGCGGGGCTGAACCACGAGGACTACGTGGAGATCGATCCCCGCTACTTCCGCCCCGCCGAGGTGGATTACCTGCTGGGTGACGCCGCCGAGACCCGCGAGAAGCTGGGCTGGACCCCCAAGACCACCTTCGAGGAACTGGTGCGCGAGATGGTGGAGCACGACATGGAACTGGCCCGCCAGGAGCGGACCCTGCGTGAGGCGGGCCACACGGTGGCGCTGAAGGGAGCCGGAGCATTCTGA